In the Bacteroidales bacterium genome, GTTCATACTCAATCGTTTATTTTGAGCAGAACTTGTTGCAGACAATTGTATTAATGTCGCAAAGAGGAGAAAAAAAGTGATTTTCATTATTCGCTTAACTCTTCCATAAGGTAATAAAACCTCTGTTATTTTAAATTTTTTCATACATTTGAGTGATTTTATTTAATATCAATTCAATTATCGAAGCAATCCGATAATGAAACATACTGATTAATTAAAGTCATTATGGAGCAGGAAGTGCTGGACCCACTCTCTGCTCTTTTGCTTTTTCTCGTTCCGGGTTATTTCATAGGCTGCTTGATTTTATATAAGAGTTTTTAATTATTTTTTTGATGAATCATAATTTTGTCTTCGGTTTGTTCGAATTGTACCGGCAATGCATTCTGGATCAATTGAAATATCTGGGATATGTCTTCATTACGTACGGTAAATGTTAAACGATAACTTGTTTTCAAATCTTCCGGGCATTCTATTTTTTTTCCATACCAGCGTTCCAGCCGGTTGATGATATAACCCAGTTCCGCATTGTCGAAATGTAATCTTCCATTAACCCATGTAGTATATCGGGATGCATCAATTTTTTGTATGACAATATCCTGATTTTCTTTATTAAAAAGAAATTGTTCATCCGGTACTAGGTTCGTAACTGAAACCGAATCATTTGCGGACCGGACATTTACCTTTCCGGAAATCAATACTGTTTCAGCGGTAGTTGCATCCTGATAATCAGAGACGGTAAATTGTGTTCCGAGTACATTTATCTGTAATTGTCCGGTTAAAACCACAAAGGGCTGTTCTTTCTGTGGTTTAACATCGAAATACGCTTCCCCGGATAATTTTACTTCACGGGATTTGTCATCAAAAACAACCGGATATTCGATACGGCTTCCTGCATTTAGAAGTACGACAGTCGAATCGGGCAATAATACACGCATCCGTTCTTCATTGCCGGTTTCATGAGAGATCATCTGGACGGGTTTTGTCCTTCCTGCCAGGTTATTTAACATATATCCAATACCGAATAATATAACGATTGCAGCAGCAGCCCATAAATAAATGTGAACAAAAGAATTATTTCTTTTCCCTTCAATACTTTTATGAATACGTTGCCGTAATAGTCTTTTTTCATCTTCGGGAAATTTATCAACGGCTCCTTCCCTAAAAGTATGGATTATCTTTTCATCGTTTTGAAGATCGTCTTTTATCATCTTTTCTATCAATGGATATGATGAAAAGACACAAAAAGATATTTTTTGTACTCAATCTTCCGGAAAAAAAGTAAAAATAAATTTGTATATCAGGAAGAATAAGAATACTGGAGGCGAGTCTCCCAACCGCTCCCTTAAACGGATAAGCGCCCGGTGTACTGTGTTCCTGACCGATTGATAATTCATTTGTAATAATTCCCCTATATCGGAGTAATTCAGTCCTTCAATGTAATAAAGGTAAATGGCTTCTTTTTGCCTGTTGGTAAGATTTTCAAATGCTTTTTCAATAAATAACTTTAATTCCCGGACCTGATCATTTTCTATAAGGACATCTTCATCGGATGACACCTGTAATGCGTAAGAAAAAGAAGCATCTTCGATATAATCTTTTGATTTATCCGACAATTCATCCAATAACCTGTTTTTAAATGAGCGCAGAAGGTAAAATTTCAGGTTCTGTACAGAGGATAAGTCTTTCTCATAAAGTTTTACAAAAACATCATGGATGCAATCTTTGATCATTTCCTTGTCCATGGTAAATTTACATCCGTAGGAATAGAGCATCTCAGCCTGTTCCTCGTAAATCGACCATAGAAACTTTTTATTATCCATCCAATGATTTTTTCTTCTCAAACAACAAAAATAGTCTTTATTTTTGGGATTATTGATTCTTTTTGAGATATATGGCATTCAAATATAAGAATTTTATACCTTATCATAAGTATTAGGTACAAAATTTGTTCTTATCAATTAAATATTATTTATCATATAATTTTTATCAATGAAACGTAAAAAACAGGAAATTATGATGGATATCATCAAAACATCACGAAAAAAAAGCAGGGAGGAAGAAATAGCCAGTCATGGAAAACCGATCAACTATCGGAAAATAGTTCCTTCAAAGAAAAGGTATAACCGGAAAAAAAATAAGACAGATCGAGATTATCTGTCTTATTTTTTTATAGCGAATTCACGAGCTCCTATTGAATCAGAATTTTATGTGCTATTTCTTTTTGTCCGGTATTAAGGTTGATAATATAGGCTCCCTGCTGTAAAGCCAGTGGAATAGAAAGATACTGTCCTTGCATCCTGTTTGTCTGTACTATAGTTCCAGTTTCATTCAAAATTTTGATGGTGATATCATTATAGTGTTTATCCAGGTTAGCGTGAAGTATAGAACCTTGCTTTAACGGATTAGGATATACCTGAACATCTGTAGGAAGACTTTCAGGGCTGTTAACACCAGTAGTACCCAACACCAATGTGAACGTATATAACTTTTCAGTCCCGTCATCTGCTGTAACTGTCAGTACGATTTTTTCCCCAATGGTACATGTTTTATCAGTTACGTTTCCTTTAACTGTTGCAGTTCCACCGGACGACTGTCCCGTGACCGACAGAACGGATATCTGTGATGGTATACCTATTTGATATTCCGTTTGCTGTGGATCAAATGCCGGAATTAATTCCCCACCAACTATCGTAACACTACTTAAACTTACGTTTTCACGGTAAATTGGGTGTACTGTGATATTCCCTGCACAATCCAAT is a window encoding:
- a CDS encoding FecR domain-containing protein yields the protein MIKDDLQNDEKIIHTFREGAVDKFPEDEKRLLRQRIHKSIEGKRNNSFVHIYLWAAAAIVILFGIGYMLNNLAGRTKPVQMISHETGNEERMRVLLPDSTVVLLNAGSRIEYPVVFDDKSREVKLSGEAYFDVKPQKEQPFVVLTGQLQINVLGTQFTVSDYQDATTAETVLISGKVNVRSANDSVSVTNLVPDEQFLFNKENQDIVIQKIDASRYTTWVNGRLHFDNAELGYIINRLERWYGKKIECPEDLKTSYRLTFTVRNEDISQIFQLIQNALPVQFEQTEDKIMIHQKNN
- a CDS encoding sigma-70 family RNA polymerase sigma factor is translated as MDNKKFLWSIYEEQAEMLYSYGCKFTMDKEMIKDCIHDVFVKLYEKDLSSVQNLKFYLLRSFKNRLLDELSDKSKDYIEDASFSYALQVSSDEDVLIENDQVRELKLFIEKAFENLTNRQKEAIYLYYIEGLNYSDIGELLQMNYQSVRNTVHRALIRLRERLGDSPPVFLFFLIYKFIFTFFPED